In Janthinobacterium rivuli, a single genomic region encodes these proteins:
- a CDS encoding prolyl oligopeptidase family serine peptidase: MTSTASSTPYGIWPSPISAAIVAAGASPLTQLALGGADGADVFWLAGRASEAGRNTLLRQRGARVDELTPAPFNVRTRVHEYGGGAYAVAGDSVYFSHFADNCLYRVAGDAVPEAFTTGGNTRHADFVVDAARSRLIAVREQHPEAGHAQPENCLAAVGFDGRETVLARGHDFYAAPRLSPDGSQLAWISWDHPRLPWQGTELWLANVHADGSLGSPRLIAGGARESICQPEWSPNGLLHFVSDSSGWWNLYRLHGADIEALCPMEAEFATPHWTFGGSMYGFLSDDEIVCTYIQAGISYLAQLNVAAAKLEPIPHPYQEIRELRVGPGFVALLGGSPTIALELARIDLANHELEVLAQSITALPALAYLSVPRSLSFPSSNGRTAYAFFYAPTNGEVQAPTGTLPPVIVISHGGPTSMASNTLKLATQYWTSRGIGVLDVNYGGSSGFGREYRDALRGQWGIVDVEDCIAGARYLAANGLADPERLIIRGGSAGGLTTLCALTFHDVFKAGASYYGVSDLKGLDNDSHKFESRYTDYLIASQPQAEALYLERSPIHHTDKLSRPMIFFQGLDDKVVPPQQSQLMVDALQARGVPVAYVPLEGEGHGFRKAENIVRTLDAELYFYQRVFGLPVAAGEPPVHIANLPA; this comes from the coding sequence ATGACCTCGACCGCATCCAGCACCCCTTATGGCATCTGGCCATCGCCGATCAGCGCGGCCATCGTCGCCGCCGGCGCCTCGCCGCTGACGCAGCTGGCCCTGGGCGGTGCGGATGGGGCCGATGTGTTCTGGCTGGCCGGACGCGCCAGCGAGGCGGGCCGCAACACCTTGCTGCGCCAGCGCGGCGCGCGTGTCGATGAACTGACGCCGGCGCCCTTCAATGTGCGCACCCGCGTGCATGAATACGGCGGCGGCGCATATGCCGTGGCCGGCGATAGCGTGTATTTCTCGCATTTCGCCGACAACTGCCTGTACCGCGTGGCTGGCGACGCCGTGCCCGAAGCGTTCACCACGGGCGGCAACACGCGCCATGCGGATTTCGTTGTTGACGCGGCCCGTTCCCGCCTGATCGCCGTGCGCGAGCAGCATCCGGAAGCAGGCCATGCGCAGCCGGAAAACTGCCTGGCCGCCGTCGGCTTCGACGGACGCGAAACGGTGCTGGCACGCGGCCACGATTTCTATGCGGCGCCGCGCCTGTCGCCGGACGGCAGCCAGTTGGCCTGGATCAGCTGGGATCACCCGCGCCTGCCGTGGCAAGGCACGGAACTGTGGCTGGCCAACGTGCATGCGGACGGCAGCCTCGGTTCGCCGCGCCTGATCGCCGGCGGCGCGCGCGAGTCGATTTGCCAGCCGGAATGGTCGCCGAACGGCTTGCTGCATTTCGTCTCCGACAGCAGCGGCTGGTGGAATCTGTACCGCCTGCATGGCGCCGACATCGAAGCCCTGTGCCCGATGGAAGCGGAATTTGCCACGCCGCACTGGACCTTTGGCGGCAGCATGTACGGCTTCCTTTCCGACGACGAGATCGTCTGCACGTATATCCAGGCCGGCATCAGCTACCTGGCGCAGCTGAACGTGGCGGCGGCCAAACTCGAGCCGATTCCCCACCCTTACCAGGAAATCCGCGAACTGCGCGTGGGCCCCGGCTTCGTCGCACTGCTGGGCGGCAGCCCCACCATTGCACTGGAACTGGCGCGCATCGATTTGGCTAATCATGAGCTGGAAGTGCTGGCGCAGTCGATCACGGCGCTGCCCGCGCTCGCTTATCTGTCCGTGCCGCGCAGCTTGAGTTTTCCTAGCAGCAATGGCCGCACGGCGTACGCCTTCTTTTATGCCCCCACCAATGGCGAGGTGCAGGCGCCGACAGGAACCTTGCCGCCCGTCATCGTCATCAGCCATGGCGGCCCCACCAGCATGGCCAGCAATACATTAAAGCTGGCGACGCAGTACTGGACCAGCCGCGGTATCGGCGTGCTTGACGTCAACTATGGCGGCAGCAGCGGTTTCGGCCGCGAATACCGCGACGCGCTGCGCGGGCAATGGGGCATCGTCGACGTGGAAGACTGCATCGCCGGCGCGCGCTATCTGGCCGCCAACGGTCTGGCCGACCCCGAGCGCCTGATCATCCGCGGCGGCAGCGCGGGCGGCCTGACGACCCTGTGCGCGCTGACCTTCCACGACGTCTTCAAGGCGGGCGCCAGTTACTATGGCGTGTCCGACCTGAAGGGCCTGGACAACGATTCGCACAAGTTCGAATCGCGCTACACGGACTACCTGATCGCTTCGCAGCCGCAAGCCGAGGCGCTGTACCTTGAGCGCTCGCCCATCCACCACACGGATAAACTGTCGCGCCCGATGATCTTCTTCCAGGGCCTCGACGACAAGGTCGTGCCGCCACAGCAGTCGCAGCTGATGGTCGACGCCTTGCAGGCGCGCGGCGTACCCGTCGCGTATGTCCCGCTCGAAGGCGAGGGCCACGGCTTCCGCAAGGCGGAAAACATCGTGCGCACCCTGGACGCGGAACTGTATTTCTACCAGCGCGTGTTCGGCCTGCCCGTAGCGGCCGGCGAGCCTCCCGTGCATATCGCCAATTTGCCCGCATGA
- a CDS encoding DEAD/DEAH box helicase produces MTEQHAEQHLLDEFAALEQHERMILALLAITGEPVGKHAVYEHLQRANVVEPDGTPFSLLVVTNMLQRLTRLALASEVVGRGFACEARLRWPAMRAAIEHLVFRDLCQAIELINPVRRNWDGYVELRSYRQGVARLRIALLRNDEVRHVAAILAACMACYEAQQLHPLIEIFGRPFEPEMLSFVMPQLQDDILAVLLGNAPREPATAHAIRTYARAHHARQAAAGDHIGAALPLALAEDALLCGELDAAARYLAGQQGPQALFVDSSIALLRGEHAHAVAGFETALKGLRKEAGKRKLCFTGIGGHLYVLALLRGNDAKLLKSAETYLDIALHAQPNHDSIVYQQLNTLRLVRAGVQLAESIPTRSWETALQAQLFQGLLYYWLALPQLSERKDQLRSLVQQADAAGYDLIAAQAAGLLGLMGEPQQERYATAKRAQHGLTDMAPWFERQEAWQRQLSALINLQQNAPAEALGGVSRLVWLVAFDPRFGLTAVEVREQKRDARGGWSKGRAMGLKRLAEEAGDIDFLTPQDARAAGSIAPFKQYYSSAPRYEIELDKAAVLLVGHPLVFWLDHPDTRVELIAGAPELLIKSHEGQLWLGMQPPLPDNGSNVVVQRETPTRLRVVHILDEHRRIGAIVGLGLSVPLHAEKQVMQAIGAISSMVTVQSDIGGGAGAAEAITADHRLHVHLLPYQQGLKMQILVRPLLDNGAYYAPGSGAESVFADVAGRAVQARRDLNAEREAQRQLIGRCLVLEEAQEEHGEWLLGQPALGLQLLVELQALDPAGMVLAWPEGETMRVSKRIDSGQMRLNIKSEKDWFAASGEVQIDEDKVMDLRALLDLMQNNKSRFVALGDNQFLALSDELHRRLSELAAYGETHADGVHIHPLAAFALEELANDAGGVKADKLWREHLLRLRALDDYQPQLPSTLQADLRDYQLAGYEWLARLAHWGVGACLADDMGLGKTLQALALILARAPNGPTLVVAPTSVCMNWISEAQRFAPTLNIKLFGSGDRADMLDTLQPFDVVVASYGLLQQEATLFAGVRWHTIVLDEAQAIKNGATKRSQAVMALQGDFRMVASGTPLENHLGELWNLFRFINPGLLGTLDQFNLRFAGPIEKDQDKRAAAGARLRLRRLIAPFILRRTKTQVLSELPSRTEIVLEVELSPQETALYESLRREALEKLAMVEGPASKKAIQILAEIMKLRRACCNPQLVAPELGLASSKLAAFAQLLSGLLENRHKVLVFSQFVDHLTLIRQHLEQHGVSYQYLDGSTPMQERKRRVDAFQAGEGDVFLISLKAGGMGINLTAADYVIHMDPWWNPAVEDQASDRAHRMGQLRPVTIYRLVAKHTIEEGIVELHQHKRDLADSLLEGSDAAARMSAHDMLGMLQEGLKK; encoded by the coding sequence ATGACCGAGCAGCACGCAGAGCAGCACCTGCTGGACGAGTTCGCCGCACTGGAGCAGCACGAACGGATGATCCTGGCCTTGCTGGCGATCACGGGCGAACCGGTGGGCAAGCATGCCGTGTATGAACACTTGCAGCGCGCCAATGTCGTCGAGCCGGACGGCACGCCGTTTTCCCTGCTGGTGGTGACCAACATGCTGCAGCGGCTGACGCGTCTGGCGCTGGCCAGCGAGGTGGTGGGACGGGGTTTTGCCTGCGAAGCGAGGCTGCGCTGGCCTGCCATGCGCGCCGCCATCGAGCACCTGGTGTTTCGCGACCTGTGCCAGGCCATCGAGCTGATCAATCCCGTGCGCCGCAACTGGGATGGCTATGTGGAATTGCGCAGCTACCGGCAAGGCGTGGCGCGCCTGCGCATCGCCCTCTTGCGCAATGACGAGGTGCGCCACGTGGCCGCCATCCTGGCTGCCTGCATGGCGTGCTATGAAGCGCAGCAGCTGCATCCGCTGATCGAGATTTTCGGCCGCCCGTTCGAACCGGAAATGTTGTCTTTCGTCATGCCGCAACTGCAGGATGACATCCTGGCCGTACTACTGGGCAATGCGCCGCGCGAGCCGGCCACGGCGCACGCCATCCGCACGTACGCGCGCGCCCACCATGCGCGCCAGGCGGCCGCCGGCGACCATATCGGCGCTGCCTTGCCGCTGGCCCTGGCCGAAGACGCCCTGCTATGCGGCGAACTCGACGCGGCCGCCCGCTACCTGGCGGGCCAGCAGGGGCCGCAGGCGCTGTTTGTCGACAGCAGCATCGCTCTGTTGCGCGGCGAACATGCACACGCCGTGGCGGGCTTCGAGACAGCCTTGAAAGGACTGCGCAAGGAAGCAGGCAAGCGCAAGCTGTGCTTTACGGGCATCGGCGGCCACCTGTACGTGCTGGCCTTGCTGCGCGGTAACGACGCCAAGCTGCTGAAAAGCGCGGAAACCTATCTCGATATTGCCCTGCACGCGCAGCCGAACCACGACAGCATCGTCTACCAGCAACTCAATACCTTGCGCCTGGTGCGCGCCGGCGTGCAACTGGCGGAAAGCATTCCCACGCGCAGCTGGGAAACGGCACTGCAGGCGCAACTGTTCCAGGGCTTGCTGTACTACTGGCTGGCGCTACCGCAATTGAGCGAACGCAAGGACCAGCTGCGGTCGCTGGTGCAGCAAGCGGACGCGGCCGGCTACGACCTGATCGCCGCGCAAGCGGCCGGCTTGCTGGGCTTGATGGGCGAGCCGCAGCAAGAGCGCTATGCCACAGCCAAGCGGGCGCAACATGGCTTGACGGACATGGCGCCGTGGTTCGAGCGCCAGGAAGCGTGGCAGCGCCAGCTGAGCGCGCTGATCAACCTGCAGCAGAACGCGCCCGCCGAAGCGCTGGGCGGCGTCTCGCGCCTCGTGTGGCTGGTGGCGTTCGACCCGCGCTTTGGCCTCACGGCCGTGGAAGTGCGCGAGCAGAAACGCGATGCACGGGGCGGCTGGAGCAAGGGCCGCGCCATGGGCTTGAAACGCCTGGCCGAAGAGGCGGGTGACATCGATTTCCTCACGCCGCAAGACGCCCGCGCGGCGGGCAGCATCGCGCCGTTCAAACAATACTATTCGTCGGCGCCGCGCTATGAAATCGAACTGGACAAGGCCGCCGTCTTGCTGGTGGGCCACCCGCTCGTCTTCTGGCTCGATCACCCCGACACGAGAGTGGAACTGATCGCCGGCGCGCCCGAGCTCCTGATCAAGTCGCACGAGGGACAGCTGTGGCTGGGCATGCAGCCGCCATTGCCCGACAACGGCAGCAATGTCGTGGTGCAGCGCGAGACGCCGACGCGCTTGCGCGTGGTGCACATCCTCGACGAGCACCGGCGCATCGGCGCCATCGTGGGCCTGGGCCTGTCCGTGCCCCTGCATGCGGAAAAACAGGTGATGCAGGCGATCGGCGCCATCTCGTCCATGGTCACGGTGCAATCCGATATCGGCGGCGGCGCCGGCGCCGCGGAAGCAATCACGGCCGACCACCGCCTGCACGTGCATTTGCTGCCCTACCAGCAAGGCCTGAAAATGCAGATTTTAGTACGCCCGCTGCTCGACAACGGCGCCTATTACGCGCCGGGCAGCGGCGCCGAAAGCGTGTTTGCCGATGTGGCGGGCCGGGCCGTGCAGGCGCGGCGCGACCTGAACGCGGAACGCGAGGCGCAGCGCCAGCTCATCGGGCGCTGCCTGGTGCTGGAAGAGGCGCAAGAAGAGCATGGCGAATGGCTGCTGGGCCAGCCTGCGCTGGGCCTGCAACTGCTGGTCGAGCTGCAGGCGCTCGATCCCGCCGGCATGGTATTGGCGTGGCCCGAAGGCGAAACCATGCGCGTGTCGAAACGCATCGACAGCGGCCAGATGCGCTTGAACATCAAGAGCGAAAAAGACTGGTTTGCCGCCAGCGGCGAAGTGCAGATCGACGAAGACAAGGTGATGGATTTGCGCGCCCTGCTCGACTTGATGCAGAACAATAAAAGCCGCTTCGTGGCGCTGGGCGACAACCAGTTCCTCGCGCTCAGCGACGAATTGCACCGCCGCCTGTCCGAGCTGGCCGCGTATGGCGAGACACATGCCGATGGCGTGCACATCCACCCGCTGGCCGCCTTCGCGCTGGAAGAGCTGGCCAACGATGCGGGCGGCGTGAAGGCCGACAAATTGTGGCGCGAACACTTGCTGCGCCTGCGCGCCCTCGACGACTATCAACCGCAACTGCCTAGCACCTTGCAGGCGGACTTGCGCGACTACCAACTGGCCGGCTACGAATGGCTGGCGCGCCTGGCGCACTGGGGCGTGGGCGCCTGCCTGGCCGACGACATGGGTCTCGGCAAGACTTTGCAGGCGCTGGCGCTGATCCTGGCGCGCGCGCCGAACGGCCCGACCCTGGTGGTCGCCCCCACGTCCGTCTGCATGAACTGGATCAGCGAAGCGCAGCGTTTTGCGCCCACCTTGAACATCAAGCTGTTCGGCAGCGGCGACCGCGCCGACATGCTCGATACCTTGCAACCGTTCGACGTGGTGGTGGCCAGCTACGGCTTGCTACAGCAGGAAGCCACCCTGTTTGCCGGCGTGCGCTGGCATACGATCGTGCTTGACGAAGCGCAAGCCATCAAGAATGGCGCCACCAAGCGCTCGCAAGCCGTGATGGCCCTGCAAGGGGACTTCCGCATGGTGGCCAGCGGCACGCCGCTGGAAAATCATTTGGGCGAATTGTGGAATCTGTTCCGTTTTATTAACCCGGGCTTGCTGGGCACCCTCGACCAGTTTAATTTGCGCTTTGCCGGTCCCATCGAGAAGGATCAGGACAAGCGGGCGGCGGCCGGCGCGCGCTTGCGCTTGCGCCGCCTGATCGCACCCTTCATCCTGCGCCGGACCAAGACGCAAGTGCTGTCGGAGCTGCCATCGCGCACGGAAATCGTGCTGGAAGTGGAATTGTCGCCGCAGGAAACGGCACTGTACGAATCCTTGCGTCGCGAAGCGCTGGAAAAGCTGGCCATGGTGGAAGGGCCGGCATCCAAGAAGGCCATCCAGATCCTGGCCGAGATCATGAAGCTGCGACGCGCCTGCTGCAATCCGCAACTGGTGGCGCCGGAGCTGGGCCTGGCCAGCAGCAAGCTGGCGGCGTTCGCGCAACTGCTGTCGGGCTTGCTGGAAAACCGCCACAAGGTGCTTGTCTTCAGCCAGTTCGTCGACCATTTGACCCTCATTCGCCAGCACCTGGAGCAGCATGGCGTCAGTTACCAGTATCTCGACGGCAGCACGCCCATGCAGGAGCGCAAGCGCCGGGTCGACGCCTTCCAGGCGGGCGAAGGCGATGTCTTCCTGATCAGCCTGAAGGCGGGCGGCATGGGCATCAATCTGACGGCCGCCGATTACGTGATCCACATGGACCCGTGGTGGAACCCGGCCGTGGAAGACCAGGCCTCGGACCGCGCCCACCGCATGGGGCAATTGCGCCCCGTCACCATTTACCGGCTGGTGGCCAAGCACACGATCGAGGAAGGCATCGTCGAATTGCATCAGCACAAGCGCGACCTGGCCGACAGCTTATTGGAAGGCAGCGACGCGGCCGCGCGCATGTCGGCCCATGACATGCTAGGCATGCTGCAAGAGGGCTTGAAAAAATGA
- a CDS encoding DUF885 domain-containing protein, translated as MIKNKVALAALMMAFTLTPASAAKKPQKNGKASSSKKKTVGKKAAVVTAATAATVAAVASENSSDRSMNNLSGQFLTALWRLDPESAISVGKYDGAANLSIPDAASRQKQLAFIEEWLGKFGKLNAGKMSDKQRTDLALLTNKLQSDRWYLTTFREFEWNPAQYNVAGSIDFILNTEYAAQPQRLRTLLKRIATVPQYYAAARASIVNPTREHTQLAIAQSAGVLSVLDDLNKTAQGSILTPTEKQLYNARIAAARTAVQGYAAWLTEQDAALAQNGNARSFRIGKELYEQKFTYDIQASVSAEQMYQKALAAREKLLEHMDSLSDELWVKTMGATAKPADRTAKIGMVIDKLSSNHVAAADFVPEIRRQIPELQAWVTSHNLLTMDPKKPLVVRETPAYQRGVAGASIEAPGPYRPQDRTYYNVTPLDGETPEQAESSLREYNHWILQILNIHEAIPGHYTQLVYANKSPSLVKSIFGNGAMIEGWAVYGERMMLESGYGNNAPEMWLMYSKWNLRSVTNTILDYSVHVLGMTEAQALDLLTRQAFQTQREAKEKWRRVQLSSVQLTSYFSGYSEIMDLREQRKQALGNKFVLKDFHEQFLSYGSAPVKVIKELMN; from the coding sequence CTGATAAAAAATAAAGTTGCGCTCGCCGCATTGATGATGGCGTTTACCCTGACACCGGCCAGCGCCGCCAAGAAGCCGCAGAAAAACGGCAAGGCCAGCAGCAGCAAGAAGAAAACCGTCGGCAAGAAAGCGGCCGTCGTCACGGCGGCCACGGCAGCCACGGTCGCGGCCGTCGCCAGCGAGAACAGCAGCGACCGTTCCATGAATAACCTGAGCGGCCAGTTCCTCACGGCCCTGTGGCGCCTGGATCCGGAAAGCGCGATTTCCGTCGGCAAGTACGATGGCGCCGCCAACCTGAGCATTCCCGACGCGGCCAGCCGCCAGAAGCAACTGGCCTTCATCGAAGAATGGCTGGGCAAGTTCGGCAAGCTGAATGCCGGCAAAATGTCGGACAAGCAACGTACCGACCTGGCCTTGCTGACGAATAAACTGCAATCGGACCGCTGGTACCTGACCACCTTCCGCGAATTCGAATGGAATCCCGCCCAGTACAACGTGGCCGGTTCCATCGACTTCATCCTGAACACGGAATACGCGGCCCAGCCGCAGCGCCTGCGCACCTTGCTCAAGCGCATCGCCACCGTGCCGCAATACTATGCGGCCGCGCGCGCCAGCATCGTCAACCCCACGCGCGAACACACACAGCTGGCCATCGCCCAAAGCGCCGGCGTGCTCAGCGTGCTTGACGACCTGAACAAGACGGCGCAGGGCTCCATCCTGACGCCAACGGAAAAACAGCTGTACAACGCGCGCATCGCCGCGGCCCGCACGGCCGTGCAAGGCTACGCGGCCTGGCTGACGGAACAAGATGCGGCACTGGCGCAGAACGGCAACGCGCGCTCCTTCCGCATCGGCAAGGAGCTGTACGAACAGAAATTTACCTACGATATCCAGGCCAGCGTGAGCGCCGAGCAGATGTACCAGAAAGCCCTGGCCGCGCGCGAAAAGCTGCTCGAGCACATGGATAGCCTGTCCGACGAGCTGTGGGTGAAAACCATGGGCGCCACGGCCAAGCCAGCGGACCGCACGGCGAAGATCGGCATGGTGATCGACAAGCTGTCCAGCAACCACGTGGCAGCCGCCGATTTCGTGCCGGAAATCCGCCGCCAGATTCCCGAACTGCAGGCATGGGTCACCAGCCACAACCTGCTGACGATGGACCCGAAAAAGCCCCTGGTCGTGCGTGAAACTCCGGCCTACCAGCGCGGCGTGGCCGGCGCCAGCATCGAGGCGCCCGGCCCGTATCGCCCGCAGGACCGCACTTATTACAACGTGACGCCGCTCGATGGCGAAACGCCGGAACAGGCGGAAAGCAGCTTGCGCGAATACAACCACTGGATCTTGCAGATCCTGAACATTCACGAAGCCATTCCCGGCCACTACACGCAGCTCGTGTACGCCAACAAGTCGCCGTCCTTGGTCAAGTCCATCTTCGGCAATGGCGCCATGATCGAAGGCTGGGCCGTGTATGGCGAGCGCATGATGCTCGAATCTGGCTATGGCAACAACGCGCCGGAAATGTGGCTGATGTACTCGAAGTGGAACTTGCGCAGCGTCACCAACACCATCCTCGACTACAGCGTGCACGTGCTGGGCATGACGGAAGCGCAAGCGCTCGACCTGCTGACGCGCCAGGCCTTCCAGACCCAGCGTGAAGCCAAGGAAAAATGGCGCCGTGTGCAGCTGAGCTCGGTGCAACTGACCAGCTATTTCAGCGGCTACAGCGAAATCATGGACTTGCGCGAACAGCGCAAGCAGGCGCTGGGCAACAAGTTCGTGCTGAAGGATTTCCACGAGCAATTCCTCAGCTACGGCAGCGCGCCCGTGAAAGTCATCAAGGAACTGATGAATTAA
- the tatC gene encoding twin-arginine translocase subunit TatC: MSSKSPVEETFISHLVELRNRLVKASIGIAVVCAVLFYWPGPSHIYDFIAAPMIASLPAGSKMIATGVISPFLVPMKVTLVIAFIVALPWVLYQMWAFIAPGLYTHEKRLIAPLVISSSLLFMAGVAFCYFFVFGRVFHFISDFSPSSIAVTPDIENYLDFVMSMCLAFGATFEVPVVVVILVRMGLVSIAKLKEVRPYIIVGAFVIAAIVTPPDVVSQFSLAIPMCLLFELGLLVAPIFVKATQAPEEAS, translated from the coding sequence ATGAGTAGCAAATCCCCGGTGGAAGAAACTTTTATCTCGCATCTGGTCGAGCTGCGCAACCGCCTGGTCAAGGCCTCGATCGGTATCGCCGTCGTCTGCGCCGTGCTGTTTTACTGGCCCGGCCCTTCGCATATCTATGATTTTATTGCCGCGCCGATGATCGCCTCGCTGCCGGCCGGCTCGAAAATGATCGCCACCGGCGTTATCTCGCCCTTCCTGGTGCCGATGAAAGTGACCCTGGTGATCGCCTTCATCGTCGCCTTGCCCTGGGTGCTGTACCAGATGTGGGCGTTTATCGCCCCCGGCCTGTACACGCATGAAAAACGCCTGATCGCGCCGCTGGTCATCTCGTCTTCCCTGTTGTTCATGGCCGGCGTGGCCTTCTGCTATTTCTTTGTGTTTGGCCGCGTCTTCCACTTCATCAGCGACTTTTCGCCCTCGTCGATCGCGGTAACGCCCGATATTGAAAACTACCTCGATTTCGTCATGTCGATGTGCCTGGCCTTTGGCGCCACCTTCGAAGTGCCCGTGGTGGTGGTGATCCTCGTGCGCATGGGACTGGTTTCCATCGCGAAACTCAAGGAAGTGCGTCCCTACATCATCGTGGGCGCCTTCGTGATTGCCGCCATCGTCACGCCGCCGGACGTGGTCAGCCAGTTCTCGCTGGCCATCCCGATGTGCCTGCTGTTCGAGCTGGGCTTGCTGGTGGCGCCCATCTTCGTCAAGGCAACCCAGGCACCGGAAGAAGCGTCCTAG
- the tatB gene encoding Sec-independent protein translocase protein TatB, with product MIDLGLSKIAIIGVVALIVIGPEKLPKVARMAGTLYGRAQRYLNQVKSEVSREIEMEELKNLQKEVQDAAHSVKQSVEKSMHGVENSISGNLAEVENAWRGDSSSYDVHHDAHEAMLRATNEDLARKAREFRRKKLVRNSAIPGWYKQRHGGKLHVQSAAARVARFRPRASSSSFYS from the coding sequence ATGATCGATCTCGGTCTCTCTAAAATCGCCATCATCGGCGTGGTTGCGTTGATAGTCATCGGCCCTGAAAAGTTGCCGAAAGTGGCGCGCATGGCCGGTACTCTGTATGGCCGCGCGCAACGCTACCTGAACCAGGTGAAATCCGAAGTCTCGCGCGAAATTGAAATGGAAGAGCTGAAAAACCTGCAGAAGGAAGTGCAGGATGCGGCCCATTCCGTCAAGCAAAGCGTGGAGAAATCCATGCATGGCGTGGAAAACTCGATCTCCGGCAACCTGGCCGAGGTGGAAAACGCCTGGCGCGGCGATTCGAGCTCGTATGATGTGCATCACGATGCCCATGAAGCCATGCTGCGCGCCACCAATGAAGACCTGGCCCGCAAGGCGCGCGAATTCCGCCGCAAGAAGCTGGTGCGCAATTCCGCCATCCCTGGCTGGTACAAGCAGCGCCACGGCGGCAAGCTGCACGTGCAGTCGGCGGCCGCCCGCGTGGCGCGCTTCCGTCCGCGCGCCAGTTCCTCCTCCTTTTACTCATGA
- the tatA gene encoding Sec-independent protein translocase subunit TatA codes for MGSLSIWHWVIVLVIVMLVFGTKKLGNIGGDIGKAVKGFKDGVKGEDDAPAANPPPAAPSQVADKSTIDVETKEKSKF; via the coding sequence ATGGGTTCATTGAGTATTTGGCACTGGGTAATCGTTCTGGTCATCGTCATGCTGGTCTTCGGCACCAAGAAACTGGGCAATATCGGCGGTGATATCGGCAAGGCCGTCAAAGGCTTCAAGGATGGCGTCAAGGGCGAAGATGACGCCCCGGCAGCTAATCCCCCTCCTGCTGCGCCATCGCAAGTGGCCGACAAAAGCACCATCGACGTCGAGACGAAAGAGAAAAGCAAGTTCTGA
- a CDS encoding histidine triad nucleotide-binding protein: protein MDNCIFCKIAAKQIPASIVYEDEDLLAFKDINPAAPVHLLLIPKRHVASLSDCDDSHTDMLGKLLRLAPKLAAEFGCAVTYDADGTPAGGFKTMLNSGPNGGQEVYHLHMHVYGGPRPWRGQH from the coding sequence GTGGATAACTGTATTTTCTGCAAGATTGCTGCAAAACAAATTCCTGCGTCCATCGTGTATGAGGACGAGGACTTGCTGGCCTTCAAGGATATCAACCCGGCCGCCCCCGTGCACCTGCTGCTGATCCCGAAACGCCACGTGGCCAGCCTGTCCGACTGCGACGACAGCCATACGGACATGCTGGGCAAGCTGCTGCGCCTGGCGCCGAAACTCGCTGCCGAGTTTGGCTGCGCCGTCACGTATGACGCCGATGGCACGCCTGCCGGCGGCTTCAAGACCATGCTCAACAGCGGCCCGAACGGCGGGCAAGAGGTGTATCACTTGCACATGCATGTGTACGGCGGTCCCCGTCCCTGGCGCGGTCAACACTGA
- a CDS encoding phosphoribosyl-ATP diphosphatase, whose product MSETLKRLAAVIESRKLANGGDPATSYVARLFAKGDDAILKKIGEEATETVMAAKDARRDNDPSKVLYECADLWFHSLVMLAQFDLTPQQVLDELARREGLSGLEEKAARKDELRDAGETDKH is encoded by the coding sequence ATGAGTGAAACCCTGAAGCGCCTGGCCGCCGTGATCGAATCGCGCAAGCTGGCCAACGGTGGCGACCCCGCCACCTCGTATGTCGCGCGCCTGTTTGCCAAGGGCGACGATGCGATTTTGAAAAAAATCGGCGAAGAGGCGACGGAAACCGTGATGGCCGCCAAGGATGCGCGCCGCGACAACGACCCGTCGAAGGTCCTGTACGAATGCGCCGACCTGTGGTTTCACAGCTTGGTGATGCTGGCGCAGTTCGACCTGACGCCGCAGCAGGTGCTCGACGAGCTGGCGCGCCGCGAAGGCTTGTCCGGCCTGGAAGAAAAGGCGGCACGCAAGGATGAATTGCGCGACGCCGGCGAAACAGACAAACACTGA
- the hisI gene encoding phosphoribosyl-AMP cyclohydrolase, translating into MQNGTIVASNAKWLKKVKWDEHGLVPVIAQEAGSNDVLMFAWMNRDALARTVELGEAVYWSRSRKKLWHKGEESGHTQKVLEIRLDCDEDVVLLKIEQAGGIACHTGRHSCFFQKFEGDEKTGEWQVTDPVLKDPETIYAESKSK; encoded by the coding sequence ATGCAAAACGGAACCATCGTAGCAAGCAATGCCAAGTGGCTGAAAAAGGTCAAATGGGACGAGCACGGCCTCGTGCCCGTGATCGCGCAGGAAGCGGGCAGCAATGACGTGCTGATGTTTGCCTGGATGAACCGCGACGCGCTGGCGCGCACGGTGGAGCTGGGCGAAGCCGTGTACTGGAGCCGTTCGCGCAAGAAACTGTGGCACAAGGGCGAAGAATCGGGCCACACGCAAAAGGTGCTGGAAATCCGCCTCGATTGCGACGAAGACGTGGTCTTGCTGAAAATCGAGCAGGCGGGCGGCATCGCCTGCCATACGGGCCGCCACTCGTGCTTCTTCCAGAAATTTGAAGGCGATGAAAAAACGGGCGAATGGCAAGTCACCGACCCCGTCCTGAAAGATCCTGAGACGATTTACGCGGAAAGCAAGAGCAAATGA